The Montipora capricornis isolate CH-2021 chromosome 3, ASM3666992v2, whole genome shotgun sequence genome window below encodes:
- the LOC138041507 gene encoding uncharacterized protein: MLLSTWVVVLTFVVVSISKEGPMSTVDFLTKITEEKFKASQPGLFSVETPFPKSLNASWILMPPFVRRNSSDHHGILPYILNLALNMCCAAFKKNETVVSYQHHPVHDKSELHKAIMRDEVHLILPVQSDDDKKYKKHLPYLKLFESPGIVLIRSRDSISRGIQNWSAAVGSCWQIVVLTVLLSIVAGICVWALETKKNSKEFGSPFYFGIFDGFWWAIVTMSTVGYRDKTPKSLMARLFSVIWIMIGITLCSMLTATLSSAFTNVTVDYYGVLSERKVGVVKDSIALQKAVNLGANVKVFEDLDEVHNALVNKSVDAILEELFTATEYFELQYENPSLSIIHFYEEKHGYGIAFKSLYVKLDFGQVWDCMSFAASFIANDNYDFVKGHIHRAKKLKGAGSKSHELSSQNWPVFAGIVFGFCGLTLVILTIDVARGWFQGRCVNRKMEDSEKGHEKGEISLRKLEWSPDKRPLAFAERESIKE, encoded by the exons ATGTTGTTGTCAACTTGGGTTGTAGTGTTAACTTTCGTCGTGGTTAGCATTTCAAAAGAAGGTCCAATGTCCACGGTCGATTTTTTGACTAAAATTACTGAAGAGAAGTTTAAAGCTTCGCAGCCTGGCTTGTTTTCGGTAGAAACTCCTTTCCCGAAAAGTCTCAACGCATCGTGGATATTAATGCCGCCGTTCGTGAGGCGAAATTCAAGTGATCATCATGGCATTTTGCCCTACATTTTGAACCTTGCTCTTAACATGTGCTGCGCCGCATTCAAAAAGAACGAAACTGTTGTTAGTTATCAACACCATCCTGTGCATGATAAGTCAGAGTTGCACAAAGCCATCATGAGGGATGAAGTTCACCTTATACTTCCTGTACAAAGCGACGATGATAAGAAATACAAAAAGCATCTTCCCTATCTCAAACTTTTTGAGTCTCCCGGGATCGTTCTTATAAGAAGTCGAGACTCCATCAGCAGAGGAATTCAAAACTGGAGCGCCGCTGTTGGCAGCTGTTGGCAGATCGTTGTGTTAACAGTTTTGCTGTCTATTGTGGCGGGAATATGTGTCTGGGCATTG GAAACCAAGAAAAACTCCAAGGAGTTTGGCAGTCCATTTTATTTTGGAATTTTCGACGGTTTCTGGTGGGCCATCGTTACCATGTCAACCGTTGG ATATCGCGACAAGACTCCGAAGTCACTGATGGCGCGGTTGTTCTCTGTAATATGGATAATGATTGGGATCACTCTTTGTTCAATGCTGACCGCCACGCTGTCCAGCGCTTTCACAAACGTAACAGTGGATTACTATGGAGTTCTTTCTGAGAGGAAG GTCGGAGTGGTAAAAGATAGCATTGCTCTTCAGAAAGCAGTAAACCTGGGCGCCAACGTGAAAG TCTTCGAAGACCTTGATGAAGTACACAATGCCTTGGTCAACAAATCAGTAGACGCAATTTTGGAGGAGTTGTTTACGGCAACAGAATACTTCGAACTACAGTACGAAAATCCGTCGCTTTCTATCATTCATTTTTATGAAGAGAAGCATGGATATGGAATCGCATTCAAGTCCCTGTATGTTAAGCTTGATTTTGGACAAGTCTGGGATTGCATGTCATTTGCCGCCTCATTCATCGCTAATGACAACTATGATTTCGTCAAGGGACACATTCACAGAGCTAAG AAGCTTAAGGGAGCAGGATCCAAAAGCCACGAACTCAGCTCACAAAATTGGCCAGTTTTTGCTGGAATCGTGTTTGGCTTCTGTGGACTGACCCTCGTGATCCTCACTATTGATGTGGCTCGGGGATGGTTTCAGGGACGATGCGTGAACAGAAAAATGGAAGATAGTGAAAAAGGACACGAGAAAG GAGAAATTTCACTCCGAAAGTTGGAGTGGTCGCCGGATAAAAGACCCTTGGCGTTTGCTG